The proteins below come from a single Branchiostoma floridae strain S238N-H82 chromosome 5, Bfl_VNyyK, whole genome shotgun sequence genomic window:
- the LOC118415338 gene encoding ubiquitin carboxyl-terminal hydrolase BAP1-like, translated as MNKGWLELESDPGLFTLLVEDFGVKGVQVEEIYDLSKPIEGPVYGFIFLFKWSEERRSRRKVGPSMEESFVVDEDIVNDMFFAQQLIPNSCATHALLSVLLNCPQISLGSTLTRLKYFTRGMGPESKGWAIGNVPEIARAHNSHARPEPRHLPEKQTGISSVRTAEAFHFVSYVTTNDRLFELDGLKPYPIDHGPWGEKEDWTEKFRRVISERIGNATGGENGHDIRFNLMAVVADRRQQYETKLNTLKTNRQIVLEALQQLVRFTQPHLTSLIPSAFGGESHHKSKASSTVTSSAAVASSSAAGADGVQPAEMSDRRRHKKKKKKKKKHKALPTVQSATLTKRNTSSPVVTHPALDSHNYAKSPLEEFTEENDQDVPPETFTDDDTDEEEEESEDDEVAASTAGMEGINEGETNESSGGDVTSGRTSSASTEGTESATEPAVEPEVKSGEITFSEAMRAISAVADTRKPDEFLHPDASRRVGFLEMPWRSDEARPLSIHTGYSKIPSPAPSNESTDTASEIGSAFNSPVRSANRSAVSSPNPFKHHQHNVNLFTEAATKLLAAQEGHRVGMEFIRSPGATSELQTIPEGSITKQEGDTKTDANIITVCLKRSLSGEGGGPPAKRLHMGDADMALQRLGSGDSVEGDPMALQAGSGTGDAQQDQHALQAGGARPNMAHAFAPKDLLALLKNVETEIQICEQHLKDEIEKRKKYKVDDCRRTHNYDDFIRTFLRMLAEQGQLSKLVDQHVLVRRRQGVSVGRLHKQRKPDRRRKRARVSDKYRRKKQ; from the exons ATGAACAAAGGGTGGCTAGAGCTGGAGAGCGATCCAG GGTTGTTCACTCTCCTAGTAGAAGACTTTG GGGTGAAAGGAGTCCAGGTAGAAGAAATCTATGACCTGTCCAAGCCAATTGAAGG GCCCGTGTATGGGTTCATCTTCCTGTTCAAGTGGAGCGAGGAACGTCGGTCGCGTCGGAAGGTGGGGCCCAGCATGGAGGAATCCTTCGTCGTGGATGAAGATATCGTCAACGACATGTTCTTTGCACAACAG CTCATTCCCAACTCCTGTGCCACCCACGCCCTGCTGAGTGTGTTACTGAACTGTCCCCAGATCAGCCTGGGGAGCACCCTCACCAGACTCAAATACTTTACCAGGGGGATGGGTCCCGAG TCCAAAGGCTGGGCCATTGGAAATGTTCCAGAGATAGCCAGAGCTCACAACAGTCATGCAAG GCCAGAACCCCGCCATCTGCCTGAAAAGCAGACAGGAATCTCCTCCGTGCGAACAGCCGAGGCTTTCCACTTCGTTAGTTATGTGACGACCAATGACAGGCTGTTTGAACTGGACGGTCTCAAGCCCTACCCGATCGATCATG GTCCGTGGGGAGAGAAGGAAGACTGGACAGAGAAGTTCCGACGGGTCATCTCAGAGAGAATAGGGAATGCCACTGGAGG GGAAAACGGTCATGACATTCGTTTCAACCTGATGGCGGTGGTGGCAGACCGACGACAGCAGTACGAGACCAAACTCAACACCCTGAAGACCAACAGGCAGATTGTGCTGGAGGCACTGCAGCAG CTGGTTCGTTTCACCCAGCCACACCTGACTTCTCTCATCCCCTCTGCATTTGGAGGAGAATCCCACCACAAGTCCAAAGCCTCCTCCACCGTCACATCGTCAGCTGCTGTTGCAAGCTCCTCTGCTGCCGGTGCCGATGGCGTTCAACCAGCAGAGATGTCCGACAGACGACGtcacaaaaagaagaagaagaaaaagaaaaagcacAAGGCATTGCCAACGGTACAAAGTGCCACCCTGACCAAGCGAAACACATCCAGTCCTGTTGTCACCCACCCCGCCCTGGACAGCCATAACTACGCCAAGTCACCACTGGAGGAATTCACAGAAGAGAATGACCAGGACGTTCCCCCAGAAACCTTCACCGATGACGATACAGACGAGGAAGAGGAAGAGAGTGAAGATGATGAGGTGGCGGCATCCACAGCGGGAATGGAGGGAATAAATGAAGGAGAGACAAACGAGTCTTCTGGCGGGGATGTCACGAGCGGGAGAACCAGCTCTGCGTCAACAGAAGGGACAGAGTCTGCCACCGAGCCGGCCGTGGAACCGGAAGTGAAAAGCGGAGAGATCACGTTCTCAGAGGCTATGCGGGCCATCTCTGCCGTGGCGGACACCAGGAAACCTGACGAATTCCTTCACCCGGATGCCAGCAGGAGGGTCGGTTTTTTGGAGATGCCATGGCGCTCAGACGAGGCTCGGCCGCTGTCAATTCACACGGGGTACTCCAAGATTCCCTCCCCTGCCCCCAGCAACGAGAGCACGGACACTGCGTCCGAAATCGGAAGCGCGTTCAACTCTCCTGTCAGATCGGCAAACAGGTCCGCCGTGAGCAGTCCGAACCCCTTCAAGCACCACCAGCACAACGTCAACCTGTTCACAGAGGCGGCGACAAAACTGCTGGCAGCCCAGGAGGGTCACAGGGTGGGGATGGAGTTTATCCGGTCTCCAGGGGCAACCTCGGAACTGCAGACCATCCCCGAGGGGAGCATCACCAAGCAGGAAGGCGacaccaaaactgatgccaACATCATCACAGTCTGCCTGAAGAGATCGctgtctggggaggggggcggtccTCCAGCCAAGAGGCTACACATGGGGGATGCGGACATGGCGTTGCAGAGACTAGGGAGTGGGGACTCTGTGGAAGGTGACCCCATGGCCCTGCAAGCTGGGAGTGGCACAGGAGATGCCCAGCAAGACCAGCATGCACTGCAGGCAGGCGGGGCAAGGCCAAACATGGCTCATGCCTTTGCACCAAAG GACCTTCTGGCACTGCTGAAGAATGTTGAGACAGAGATTCAGATCTGTGAACAGCACCTTAAGGACGAGATAGAGAAGAGAAAGAAGTACAAG GTGGACGACTGTCGCCGCACCCACAACTACGACGACTTCATCCGCACGTTCCTGCGCATGCTTGCTGAGCAGGGCCAGCTGTCCAAGCTGGTGGATCAGCATGTGCTGGTGCGACGCAGGCAGGGCGTCAGCGTGGGGCGGCTGCACAAGCAGCGCAAGCCCGATCGCAGGCGCAAGCGGGCACGCGTGTCTGACAAGTACAGAAGGAAGAAGCAGTGA
- the LOC118415339 gene encoding 3-beta-hydroxysteroid-Delta(8),Delta(7)-isomerase-like isoform X1 gives MAENVSTHPYLPQGLKLPCRYVENDKSIQELLGVFFGLTALVMVSTWIYSGSSAKVKLSTGQRLTVCWFVLCGCIHLILEGWFSVFHNSIAGDQSFLSQLWKEYSKADSRYVSADTFTVVMETVTAWLEGPGCLFIAMGYVNNSPNRYVLQLLVSTGQLYGTVLYVGNEVKDGFVHGRMWDPLYFWFYFVVINSPWVILPTLLMVQSCGKMVQAQAQMDKAAQVKGKKKKN, from the exons ATGGCGGAAAATGTCAGCACACACCCGTACCTCCCACAGGGTCTGAAGCTCCCGTGCCGATATGTGGAGAATGACAAGTCTATCCAGGAGCTTCTGGGCGTTTTCTTCGGGCTCACAG CTTTGGTGATGGTGAGCACCTGGATCTACTCGGGCAGCAGTGCAAAAGTGAAGCTGTCCACGGGACAGCGCCTGACGGTCTGCTGGTTCGTGCTATGCGGATGCATCCACTTGATCCTGGAGGGGTGGTTCAGCGTGTTCCACAACAGCATAGCTGGGGACCAGTCCTTCCTCTCACAGTTAT GGAAGGAGTACAGCAAGGCAGACAGTCGTTATGTCTC GGCAGACACCTTCACTGTCGTCATGGAAACCGTGACCGCCTGGCTGGAGGGTCCGGGATGTTTGTTCATCGCGATGGGGTACGTCAACAACAGCCCGAACCGCTACGTCCTCCAGCTGCTCGTGTCCACCGGTCAGCTGTACGGCACCGTCCTCTACGTCGGGAACGAGGTGAAGGACGGCTTCGTCCACGGCCGGATGTGGGATCCGCTGTACTTCTGGTTCTACTTTGTGGTCATCAACAGCCCCTGGGTGATCCTCCCCACCCTCCTAATGGTACAGTCCTGCGGGAAGATGGTGCAGGCACAAGCACAGATGGACAAGGCAGCACAAGTGAAgggcaagaagaagaagaactga
- the LOC118415339 gene encoding 3-beta-hydroxysteroid-Delta(8),Delta(7)-isomerase-like isoform X2 has translation MAENVSTHPYLPQGLKLPCRYVENDKSIQELLGVFFGLTALVMVSTWIYSGSSAKVKLSTGQRLTVCWFVLCGCIHLILEGWFSVFHNSIAGDQSFLSQLWKEYSKADSRYVSADNFTVVMESITAFLEGPGSFLAAWAILENKPSRYLLQLLVSTGQLYGDILYYTIEYKDGFIHGPMWHPLYFWFYFMFLNSFWIVIPFCLLVQSCGKVSQAQSALDKTGAGKKRK, from the exons ATGGCGGAAAATGTCAGCACACACCCGTACCTCCCACAGGGTCTGAAGCTCCCGTGCCGATATGTGGAGAATGACAAGTCTATCCAGGAGCTTCTGGGCGTTTTCTTCGGGCTCACAG CTTTGGTGATGGTGAGCACCTGGATCTACTCGGGCAGCAGTGCAAAAGTGAAGCTGTCCACGGGACAGCGCCTGACGGTCTGCTGGTTCGTGCTATGCGGATGCATCCACTTGATCCTGGAGGGGTGGTTCAGCGTGTTCCACAACAGCATAGCTGGGGACCAGTCCTTCCTCTCACAGTTAT GGAAGGAGTACAGCAAGGCAGACAGTCGTTATGTCTC TGCGGACAACTTCACGGTTGTGATGGAGAGCATCACAGCGTTCCTGGAGGGACCGGGGTCCTTCCTGGCAGCCTGGGCCATCCTGGAGAACAAGCCGTCCCGCTACCTCCTCCAACTCCTGGTGTCTACGGGCCAGCTCTACGGGGATATCCTGTACTACACTATAGAGTACAAGGATGGCTTCATACACGGCCCCATGTGGCACCCTCTGTACTTCTGGTTCTACTTCATGTTCCTGAACAGCTTCTGGATTGTTATTCCCTTCTGTCTGCTGGTTCAGTCCTGCGGGAAAGTTAGCCAGGCTCAGTCGGCTTTAGACAAAACTGGTGCTGGGAAGAAACGAAAGTAA
- the LOC118415662 gene encoding LOW QUALITY PROTEIN: acyl-coenzyme A amino acid N-acyltransferase 1-like (The sequence of the model RefSeq protein was modified relative to this genomic sequence to represent the inferred CDS: deleted 1 base in 1 codon), whose translation MLQIVRIQCRKMSTQARLLVSPATALVDDKVDITVERLAPRQPVTLHARLSEGTARFQSYAHYRADDTGRVVVAKQPSLGGLYTDVDQMGLFWSMQPSPGQRPGLRLRKKDVSTPFLVDVRVHEGHVDVMGEENLPWLATTTVERWYLGHGVKRVPVREGRVRGTLFLPPGDGPFAAVIDMFGSTGGLAEYRAALLASRGFAVLRALAFFAYDDLPKEMVNVDLHYFEEAADWLLSLPNVQSHGVGVVATSKGVEIALSMAAHMDKVAAAVGISGYTAVTAAPLRYKDTVFPCAPWVPEGLVFTEEGYVDVRNVLDTTKEPGIKAYVQVEKAQCPIMFVAGEDDLSTKAVFFANQAIGRMKAHGKTNYTLLQYPKAGHLIEPPYMPHCALYYHRVFDWCMLAGGEPRSHAAAQEDSWHKILSFFRTHVDKNNTQSRL comes from the exons ATGCTACAGATTGTCAGAATACAATGCAG AAAAATGAGCACGCAGGCTCGACTGCTGGTGAGTCCAGCCACAGCCCTGGTTGATGACAAGGTGGACATCACCGTGGAGAGACTGGCTCCCAGACAACCGGTCACCTTACATGCACGACTGTCGGAGGGGACCGCCCGCTTCCAGTCATACGCACATTACAGGGCTGACGACACAGGAAGGGTTGTGGTGGCCAAACAGCCTTCACTGGGAGGGCTGTATACTG ATGTTGACCAGATGGGTCTGTTCTGGAGCATGCAGCCCTCACCTGGTCAGAGACCCGGACTCCGTCTCAGGAAGAAAGACGTCTCCACACCATTCCTGGTAGATGTGCGGGTGCATGAAGGCCATGTGGATGTGATGGGAGAAGAGAACCTGCCCTGGCTGGCGACTACAACTGTGGAGAGATGGTACCTGGGACACGGAGTGAAGAGGGTACCGGTGAGAGAAGGGCGTGTCCGAGGGACGCTGTTTCTACCTCCGG GTGACGGTCCTTTTGCTGCAGTCATCGACATGTTTGGGTCCACCGGAGGTTTGGCGGAGTACCGTGCGGCACTGCTGGCATCACGAGGTTTCGCTGTACTGCGC GCCCTGGCCTTCTTTGCCTATGATGACCTTCCAAAAGAAATGGTCAACGTTGACCTTCATTATTTTGAG GAAGCAGCCGACTGGCTACTTAGTCTTCCCAATGTCCAGAGCCACGGGGTGGGCGTTGTGGCCACCTCCAAGGGAGTAGAGATAGCTCTGTCTATGGCAGCACACATGGACAAG GTTGCTGCTGCAGTAGGCATCAGTGGCTACACGGCTGTAACTGCTGCTCCACTGCGCTACAAGGACACAGTCTTCCCCTGTGCACC ATGGGTGCCTGAAGGACTTGTTTTTACGGAAGAGGGGTATGTCGACGTAAGAAATGTGTTGGATACCACCAAAGAACCAGGTATAAAGGCATATGTTCAG GTGGAGAAAGCACAGTGTCCCATTATGTTTGTGGCAGGGGAGGATGATCTCAGCACAAAAGCAGTTTTCTTTGCGAATCAG GCCATTGGTAGAATGAAGGCTCATGGGAAGACGAACTACACCCTGCTGCAGTACCCAAAGGCAGGTCACCTGATCGAGCCTCCATACATGCCTCACTGTGCTCTGTATTATCACAGAGTTTTCG ACTGGTGTATGCTTGCTGGTGGGGAGCCTAGAAGCCATGCCGCAGCCCAGGAGGACTCTTGGCACAAGATCCTCAGTTTCTTCAGGACACATGTAGACAAAAATAATACACAAAGCAGACTCTGA